The sequence TACAATTATTACTCCTTCAATTTCCCGCTCATCGGTGTCTCTAAACTTTTTATATAGTTCCCAATCTCTCTTTTGAGGCTCTGATAGTTTATCTAAATCGGGTTCGTATTCGTTTTTTATTATCCATATATTTGTAAAGCCAATTTGCTTGTGAAGATCGTAGAGTCCTGATAAATGGTCCATATGTGGGTGAGTAGAAATAAATCTAAATATATTGGTTATACCCTTACTATATAGGTATTCAAGTGGATCCTGAAGTCTTATATTATATCCAACGCTTTCAAGCATAGATGGTGTAATTTTTGTTCCTAACAATAACGTTGATCTAGCCGATAGAGAATAAGATAAAGGTATGGATAAAGATGTAGATATGGATTCATAAATTTCCCTAGCAGATTCTTCATCCATCTCAGGTGTACGATTTATATCAATCATGGCAACTCTTGAATTATCGATAAATTCTATAATACAACAATCGCCATGTCCTACATTTAAAAAATGGATTCTAAGCATTACGCTTTTTCCTCCTAATTAGCTTTTTAGATACTCCTTTACACACTCCTTGCCTTTTCCAATCTATTTTTTACTAATTCAGCTACTGCCCAATAGACCTCTTTCCTTTCCTTTTCGGTTAGACCGAGGGCGTCAAAAATGATGTCGTCAAGGGCTTTTCGGTCAGGCAAAGGATTGGGTTCCTGTTCACGGATGGGTTTGTTTGGATCAAAGCCAAGTTCTTCTATAACGCCTTTTTGCTTAAGAATTAAAAAATCTTTAAATCTATTTAGTGATATTTTGAGATTGTCGATTATTTTAAAAAGTCCAATATCATATCGCGAAAACTTAAGTGCCCCTCCACCTAAATTTGTAATACCTAATAGTTCACTTTGAAGAATTCCAAAGGTTGAATTTAACTGAAAAACTATCGGAATAATTTTCTCTTCATGAAGTGGTATTATTTTGTAAAATTCTTTACCTAATGCTTTTGCACTGTTCCAGATAATCAATTGAACATTTCCTAATGTTCTGGGGAACCATATTGGAGATATAATTCGAGATTTCTTAGACTTTTTAACTCCATACATGATTATCTTTTCAGAGTGAATATCTAATAAAATACATTCCAAATCTCGAACAGATTTTATAAATCTAACTTTTGGGTACTTGTCGCCTGTATTATTATCATGAATATAGCCTTCAATTTTTGCAACATCCCCAAGTCTTACCAGTTTCCCTTTTCCTTTTTCCAGAATCTTAAAGTAAATCTCAGGTGCTCTGAGGTAATTTCCACCCCATTTGTTGCCAATGTATGGAAGATGTTCTAAATCACTTTTTATCAATTCATCTTTTTCTGGCACCTCAACGCCTTCTTCCAGCAGTTCCTTTTTTGGCTTAGGATAAAATCTGAAGTCTTCATCATCAAATATGGGTTTATCAGCTCTTTCAATTTTTTTAATAACTTCTGCATTCAGCACCTCTTCAAAAGGTTTTTTAAAGGCAACGAATTTTAGGGTAAAATCATCAAGTTTTTCAGCCGGTCTTCTGATTAAAACAATCACTGTATTTACATCTGCTTGCTTAAAGGAGCGTTTTTTAAGATTATCAATGATAAAAAGAGGCTCCATACTCTTAAGCAAAAATTCCTGAAGTCCTACACCATAGCCAACATCAAGCCAGGAATTGGAATTGATAAAACAAAACACTCCACCAGGACGCAAAAGCGATAATCCTTGATAGTAAAAGTAAACATAAAGATCGCTTTTTTTATCAATTTTTACATTATTTCCCCATACATTTTTTACTGATTGAATGAGTTTTTCTTTGTATTGTTTTTTAATCTCTCTCCACTTGTCATCGCTATAGTTGTCTTGATTTTCAAGAGGTGGTGCAATAAGTTCCTGCCGCACATAAGGGGGATTTCCAATAACGATGTCAAAACCTCCTTTTTGAGAGAAGACCTCAATGAAGTCCAGTTCCCAAAGGAAGTAATTCTTCCGGGTTTTATTACCAATGTTGTTTATGAGCTTGTTGTATTTGTCCAGGTTTATTTTTTGCTGTCCAAGTTCCTGCTCAAGTTGTTTAACTTGCTTTTTTAAATCCGGACTTTTCTCTCCAAAAAGATTTTTTTGAGATTTTTGTTGTCTAATCCTTTGTTCTAACCTTTTTATGTTTCCATTTACTTCATCAATTTTGAACTCAACAATCTCTTTAAAAATTTCCTGTTCAAACTTTTCGATATCCTTTGCCTCTCTTAAATCAGCGCTTCTACCCCCTGAAAAGAAACTTGATTTCCTATCAATCAACTCGTTTATCTTAACCCTGATTGATGGAGGAACACTGAGCATTTCGTCTTTAAGATTTATACTAACATCGGCTATCTCCTGAACAAGAGAGTCTCCTTGACGAATCTTGAAGGAGAGATTTGGCAAAAGTGGTTTTGTGTAAAGGTCCATATACTTTTCTTCTGTTTCTATAATTAAAGAAAGCCATAGTCTTAACTCACCCACCATTACAGCCCAATCCTTCACATCAACGCCGTATAGATTTTCAAGTATAATTCTCTCCTTTAATGCAAACAGATTTTCGCCTATATCTGTAAGACGCTCTGTCAATTCTGAATGGAGTTCTACAAGAATATTCAACATTCCAACGAGAAAAGATGCAGACCCAACCGCCGGGTCAACAATTTTGACTCTATCGAGCTTATCTTTTATAATTCGTAGTTCTTCACTGGGTAGTTCAATGTTCTTATTATGGGGTTCAAACACAAAGTCAATAATTTTTTCCTTCGATATGCTTTCCTCAGAGGCAAGATAATTTACAAGGGATAGTCTGCACATAAAGTCGATTTCAACCCTTGGTGTATAAAAGATTCCAGCATTCCCTCTTTCTTCCTCAGCGATCAGAGATTCATAAACTCTTCCAAGCATTTCAGGGTCAACAGCAACTTCAACATCGATCGGGCTTGACTCATCAATGGTGAAATTAAAGATCTCAAGAAACCCCTTTCGTTTGTCTTTATCATCAGGTTCGAAAAACCACTCAAAAACATTATCGGGTAAATCAAATCCAAGTTCATCAAGCTCAGTTCGTGAGAAAAGTCCACCATTCAAGAAAGGCATAAGGTTAAAAGATTCCTTTATTTCTTCGGGCAGTCCTCCGTAAATAAGATGCGATTTTCTATTGAACGCACCGAAAAAAAGGCTTGATAACCACCGTGAATAAAAAACGTCTTCTGATCTGGTGCTTTCCTTCCAATCCTTGTATTTAAACCAGAGGTTTCTTATGTAATTTTTATCCTGAACATAATTTTTCCACTTAAACCATTTTTTTCTTTGCAGAAAATATATAAACAAGATCCGTGATAGTAACTGCTGAGCAAAGGAATGCTTTTTCTCATACAGCGCATCATATTTTGAGAGGGACTTAATAATAACCTCTTTAAGGGCATACTTATAAGCGTCAAAAAACTCTTCAGTTACCTTCTCAACCGAAAATGCCTCGATAATTCTATCAAGCGAAGAAAAATCGGCATCTCTTAAAGCCTGCTTAAAAGTCTTATTTGTCAATTCAGGGCTAACATAGTACGTATACCTCTTGTAATAACTAAATTTACTCTTGGTACCCTGAGATACACTATAAACAAGAGAAAATCGAAAGTTTCTCGCATCGTCGTAAAAGACAAAAATTCCTGCATTTATGAAAGAATCTTTGATAATCCTTTTAGCAAATTCATATTGTCTCTTTTTACTGCTTCTTTCTGTCAGCTCTCCGGCGGTCTTGATTGCAAAGACCCATAAGTTTTTTGCATCTTTGAGTTTCAGCTCCCCGATTTTGTATATCTCCTCAAAGGCGTCCTCTTCATAACCGTAAAGCCTTTCCGGAGGTGAATAAATCATAAAATCCGGGTTTTTACTTCTTAAGAAGTCTTCAAGATTTCCAAGCGAAAACTCCTGCGCAAGTTTTTCTACTATTTCCTGCATTTTGCTATCCCCTTGAGGCCTGATTTTCGACCGCAATTATCACTTCCTCATTAATTTCTTTTAAATATTCCCCTATCTTTTTGAGAAAGTTTTCTCCAATCTCATTTTTGAGGGCTTCAAGTTCTTCTTTCAGCTCTTGTGTGTTCTTCTTTCCCCACCCGGTAATTCTCGAAAGTACATAATCGGAAAGCGTACCAAAGGACCTTACGTCCTCAAGCAGATCCGAGATAAAACTTTTATAGGGAGTAATATCTTTGTCATCCCGCTCAAGAAGCCCATTAAGGATGTTGTAAGCTTGCGTCGATAGATCTCTTCCCCTTGATTTTCTTCTGAAATAGGATTCTTTTCTCAGTACTTCATGATAGTTAGTCCAGAAATTATCGCTCAGAGGCAGTCTGGGCTCATTATAAGATGTCTTTATCTTTTCGTATGCCTGTTCAAAGCCAACAGATACTGGCTGTTTCTCGCTGTAATTTTTATACCCAACAAAGAGGTCTTTTCCCTTTTTCACGAATACAAGTAGTTCGTTTTCTTCCCCTCTCTTGGCAACTTTTACTCTCACTGGCATATCTTTGATTTCTTCCTCTATCTCTGGAAACCTTTCCTTTATCTTCTCATACTCCCGTTTCAATTTCGTAAAGAAACTTTCTTCTTCCTCTTCTGTGTATGTTGTTAATCTTCTGTAGAGCTCTGCTGGTTGGGGCTCTTCATCCGGGGTGAAAATTTTTGCATCTTCACCAAGCACATTGTGAATCATAAACATCTTGGTTTGAGCTATCTCTCTTGATTTAACGATGTCTGCTCCTTTCTCTGTTGGGAAAAAGTTCACAATGAAGATCTCATCATACAGCTTTTTACCAATCCGGTTAATTCTTCCTACTCTCTGGATTACCCTGACAGGGTTCCACGGAATATCGTAATTCACAACAACTCCAGCTCTATTGAGGTTAAATCCTTCTGAAAGTTTATCTGTGGCAAGGAGAATCTTATAAGAATCTTCCTGATGTTTGTACTGAGCGTCGAAGTTTTTATATATATCCTTCACTGTCTTTTTACTCAGAGAACCGAAGGCCGGGAGGACCATCCCTTCAAATTCCCTACTCAGGATATCCTTTAAATGGGTGGCAGTGTCAAAATATTCCGTAAAGATGACCACTTTTCTATCTTCTTTTAGAAACTCTCTTATTCCTTCAACCAGACGCTCCGCTTTCGGATCATTTTGAACCAGCCCAATTTTTTCAATTGTGTTTAAAAGGCTTTCAAAAAGCTTTAAA comes from Candidatus Neomarinimicrobiota bacterium and encodes:
- a CDS encoding Eco57I restriction-modification methylase domain-containing protein translates to MQEIVEKLAQEFSLGNLEDFLRSKNPDFMIYSPPERLYGYEEDAFEEIYKIGELKLKDAKNLWVFAIKTAGELTERSSKKRQYEFAKRIIKDSFINAGIFVFYDDARNFRFSLVYSVSQGTKSKFSYYKRYTYYVSPELTNKTFKQALRDADFSSLDRIIEAFSVEKVTEEFFDAYKYALKEVIIKSLSKYDALYEKKHSFAQQLLSRILFIYFLQRKKWFKWKNYVQDKNYIRNLWFKYKDWKESTRSEDVFYSRWLSSLFFGAFNRKSHLIYGGLPEEIKESFNLMPFLNGGLFSRTELDELGFDLPDNVFEWFFEPDDKDKRKGFLEIFNFTIDESSPIDVEVAVDPEMLGRVYESLIAEEERGNAGIFYTPRVEIDFMCRLSLVNYLASEESISKEKIIDFVFEPHNKNIELPSEELRIIKDKLDRVKIVDPAVGSASFLVGMLNILVELHSELTERLTDIGENLFALKERIILENLYGVDVKDWAVMVGELRLWLSLIIETEEKYMDLYTKPLLPNLSFKIRQGDSLVQEIADVSINLKDEMLSVPPSIRVKINELIDRKSSFFSGGRSADLREAKDIEKFEQEIFKEIVEFKIDEVNGNIKRLEQRIRQQKSQKNLFGEKSPDLKKQVKQLEQELGQQKINLDKYNKLINNIGNKTRKNYFLWELDFIEVFSQKGGFDIVIGNPPYVRQELIAPPLENQDNYSDDKWREIKKQYKEKLIQSVKNVWGNNVKIDKKSDLYVYFYYQGLSLLRPGGVFCFINSNSWLDVGYGVGLQEFLLKSMEPLFIIDNLKKRSFKQADVNTVIVLIRRPAEKLDDFTLKFVAFKKPFEEVLNAEVIKKIERADKPIFDDEDFRFYPKPKKELLEEGVEVPEKDELIKSDLEHLPYIGNKWGGNYLRAPEIYFKILEKGKGKLVRLGDVAKIEGYIHDNNTGDKYPKVRFIKSVRDLECILLDIHSEKIIMYGVKKSKKSRIISPIWFPRTLGNVQLIIWNSAKALGKEFYKIIPLHEEKIIPIVFQLNSTFGILQSELLGITNLGGGALKFSRYDIGLFKIIDNLKISLNRFKDFLILKQKGVIEELGFDPNKPIREQEPNPLPDRKALDDIIFDALGLTEKERKEVYWAVAELVKNRLEKARSV